ATCCACCGTTTGGCGAGACTGGAAGCCCGTGCGCGACAACGTGCGCGACAAAACGGAGGCCCGATGTCCGCCCACACCGCTCCACCAGCCGGAGAAGAGGGACAGCCGCCCGCGGGAGAGGACACGCTGCGGCGCAGCCTCGGCTTCCGGGACCTCGTCGTCTACGGGCTCCTGTTCATCGCCCCGATGGCCCCCGTAGGCGTCTTCGGCACCCTCGACGCCAAGTCGCACGGTGCTGTCGCACTGGTCTATGTCGTCGCGACCGTCGCGATGGCGTTCACCGCGTTCAGCTACGCGCAGATGGTGCGGGTCGCCCCGCAGGCCGGCTCGGTCTTCACCTACGCGCGCGTGGGGCTCGGTGAGGCGCCGGGGTTCATCGCCGGGTGGATGGCGATGCTCGACTACCTGCTCATCCCGGCGGTCGCCTATCTCTTCTCCGGGATCGCGATGAACGCGCTGGTGCCGTCGGTGTCGCGCTGGGTGTGGACGGCGCTGGCCGTGATCATCACGACGCTCCTGAACCTGTGGGGCGTGCGGGCGGCGGCCCGGGCCGGCTTCGCGGTCCTGGCGATGGAGATCGCCGTGCTGCTCGTGTTCCTCGCGTCGGCGATCGTCGTACTCGTACGCGACGGGGCGGAGCGCGGCTGGCTGTCGCCGCTGACAGGGGACGGCTCGCAGGGCGCGTTCGCACTGTCGGCGGTCGTCGGCGCGGTGTCCGTGGCCGTGCTGTCGTATCTGGGCTTCGACGCGATCGTGTCGTTCGCGGAGGAGGTCACGGGCGGCTCGGCGAAGGTGGCGCGGGCGGTGCTGTTCTGTCTGGCGCTCGCGGGTGTCCTGTTCATCGCGCAGACGTATCTCGTAGCGCTGCTCGAACCGGTGTCGTCGGCGGAGCTCGCCGCGGACCCGGCCAAGCAGGGGGCCGCGTTCTACGACGCGATCGACGTGTCGGTCGGCAGGTGGCTGCACGACCTGGTGGCGGTCAGCAAGGCGATCGGCGCGGCGTTCGCGGCACTGGCCGGGCAGGCGGCGGCCGGGCGGCTGCTGTTCGCGATGGCCCGCGACCGGCGGCTGCCGAAGGCGCTGTCGCGGACGGACTCCGGGGTGCCGCGGGTCGCGCTGCTGTGCGCGGCGGTGGTGACGCTGGTGGCGGCGGTCTGGGCGGCCCGCAGGGACGACGGCCTCGACCATCTGGTCTCGGTGGTCGACATCGGCGCTCTCACGGCGTTCGTGCTGCTGCACGCGAGCGTGGTGGGCTGGTTCGTGGTGCGGCGCGGCGCGGGGACGTTCAGCTGGTGGCGGCATCTGATCGTGCCGGTGCTCGGCGCGGCCGTCACGGTCGCTGTGATCGTGGAGGCGTCGGGCACGGCCCAGGTGGTGGGCGCGATCTGGCTGGCGGTGGGGCTCGTGGTGCTGGTGGCGCAGAGGGGGCGGCGGGGCGAGCGGGTGGTCTGACGGGACGTCCGGCTGCGGTGGGTGTACGGGCGCCGGCCCCATGCCCGTACAGCCGGGCTCCGCCCCATCCCCGTACGCCCTCCGTACGTCCTCACCACGTCCTCAGTACGTCCTTCGCGTCACGGAGCGTTGTCGGTGGGTGCGGCTACGCTCACCGGCATGGCTGTGAATACGTCCGCGGACGCCCCGCTGCCCGTCGGGGAGGTGTCGCGGCTCATCGGGCGGTGGATCGACCGGCTCGGTGCCGTGTGGGTCGAGGGACAGATCACCCAGCTGTCCCGGCGCCCCGGCGCCGGCGTCGTGTTCCTGACGCTGCGCGATCCGTCGCACGACATCTCGGTCGGCGTCACCTGCTACCGGCAGGTGTTCGACGCGGTCGCGGACGTCGTGACGGAGGGCGCGCGCGTCGTCGTCCAGGCGAAGCCGGAGTGGTACGCGCCGCGCGGCCAGCTGTCGCTGCGGGCCTCCGAGATCAGACCGGTGGGGGTCGGTGAACTGCTCGCCAGGCTGGAGCAGTTGAAGAAGTCCCTGGCCGGCGAGGGGCTCTTCGCCCCGGAGCGCAAGAAGCCGCTGCCGTTCCTGCCGCAGCTCATCGGGCTCGTGTGCGGGCGCGCGTCGGCCGCCGAGCGGGACGTCCTGGAGAACGCGCGGCACCGCTGGCCCGCCGTCCGCTTCGAGGTGCGCAATGTGCCGGTCCAGGGCGTGCACGCCGTGCCGCAGGTCGTGCAGGCGGTCAAGGAGCTGGACTCGCTCGACGACGTCGACGTGATCATCGTGGCGCGCGGCGGCGGCAGCGTGGAGGACCTCCTGCCGTTCTCGGACGAGCAGCTGGTCCGGGCGGTCGCCGCCTGCCGTACGCCGGTCGTCTCGGCGATCGGCCACGAGCCGGACAACCCGCTCCTCGACCACGTCGCTGACCTGCGCGCCTCCACACCGACCGACGCGGCGAAGAAGGTCGTGCCGGA
The DNA window shown above is from Streptomyces sp. NBC_01445 and carries:
- a CDS encoding APC family permease → MSAHTAPPAGEEGQPPAGEDTLRRSLGFRDLVVYGLLFIAPMAPVGVFGTLDAKSHGAVALVYVVATVAMAFTAFSYAQMVRVAPQAGSVFTYARVGLGEAPGFIAGWMAMLDYLLIPAVAYLFSGIAMNALVPSVSRWVWTALAVIITTLLNLWGVRAAARAGFAVLAMEIAVLLVFLASAIVVLVRDGAERGWLSPLTGDGSQGAFALSAVVGAVSVAVLSYLGFDAIVSFAEEVTGGSAKVARAVLFCLALAGVLFIAQTYLVALLEPVSSAELAADPAKQGAAFYDAIDVSVGRWLHDLVAVSKAIGAAFAALAGQAAAGRLLFAMARDRRLPKALSRTDSGVPRVALLCAAVVTLVAAVWAARRDDGLDHLVSVVDIGALTAFVLLHASVVGWFVVRRGAGTFSWWRHLIVPVLGAAVTVAVIVEASGTAQVVGAIWLAVGLVVLVAQRGRRGERVV
- the xseA gene encoding exodeoxyribonuclease VII large subunit yields the protein MAVNTSADAPLPVGEVSRLIGRWIDRLGAVWVEGQITQLSRRPGAGVVFLTLRDPSHDISVGVTCYRQVFDAVADVVTEGARVVVQAKPEWYAPRGQLSLRASEIRPVGVGELLARLEQLKKSLAGEGLFAPERKKPLPFLPQLIGLVCGRASAAERDVLENARHRWPAVRFEVRNVPVQGVHAVPQVVQAVKELDSLDDVDVIIVARGGGSVEDLLPFSDEQLVRAVAACRTPVVSAIGHEPDNPLLDHVADLRASTPTDAAKKVVPDVGEEYERVQWLRDRARRSVESFVDREERGLGQALARPVMEDPHRMIEVREEQVTALAERGRRTLGHLLDRAESELSHTHARVVALSPAATLKRGYAVLQKADGDVVRAADDVAADEVLRARVAEGEFTVRVETGNQESA